In Methanonatronarchaeum sp. AMET-Sl, one genomic interval encodes:
- a CDS encoding isoprenylcysteine carboxylmethyltransferase family protein encodes MIDPTLNQLLTPTPQPIITTILTATWLLEFKLYPSKPNQKPQQFKASYNSILTAIITAIITSITLTMIEFTTITGQPLNITRNIGITLFTAGLTIRYWSLHTLGKNFNRTVKVKRQQELITKGPYKKIRHPSYLGLILITISIPIILGQITGLIITAILITTTIKWRMDYEEKTMEKEIGQRYIEWKNKRHRLIPPIY; translated from the coding sequence ATGATCGACCCAACACTGAACCAACTACTAACACCAACACCCCAACCAATCATAACAACAATATTAACCGCAACTTGGTTACTCGAATTCAAGTTATATCCATCAAAACCCAACCAAAAACCACAACAATTCAAAGCATCATACAACTCAATCCTAACAGCAATAATAACCGCAATCATAACATCAATAACCCTAACAATGATAGAGTTCACCACCATAACAGGCCAACCCCTAAACATAACAAGAAACATTGGAATAACCCTATTCACGGCCGGCCTAACAATCAGATATTGGTCACTACATACATTAGGCAAAAACTTCAACCGAACCGTGAAGGTCAAGAGACAACAAGAATTGATAACAAAAGGCCCATACAAAAAAATCCGACATCCATCATACCTAGGCCTCATATTAATAACCATAAGCATACCAATAATCCTCGGCCAAATAACAGGCCTAATAATTACAGCCATATTGATAACAACAACAATTAAATGGAGAATGGATTACGAAGAAAAAACAATGGAAAAAGAGATAGGACAGAGATATATAGAATGGAAAAACAAACGCCACA